One genomic region from Paramicrobacterium agarici encodes:
- the lexA gene encoding transcriptional repressor LexA codes for MAQDTTKKTQTRRRKNLSEKQRAILEFIQRTVSQNGYPPSMREIGDAVGLASLSSVTHQLNQLELSGYLRRDPNRPRALEVLIDLPQTADVGETSRPVGDATMVPLVGNIAAGMPITAEQQVEEVFPLPRQLVGKGELFMLHVKGESMIDAAICDGDWVVVRQQSTAENGDIVAAMLDEEATVKVFRQRDGHTWLLPRNTAFEPILGDHSEILGKVVAVLRSV; via the coding sequence ATGGCACAGGACACGACGAAGAAGACGCAGACCCGTCGCCGAAAGAATCTGAGTGAAAAGCAGCGCGCCATTCTCGAGTTCATCCAGCGCACCGTGTCGCAGAACGGCTATCCGCCGAGCATGCGCGAGATCGGAGATGCTGTCGGCCTTGCTTCCCTTTCGAGCGTGACGCACCAGCTGAACCAACTGGAACTGAGCGGCTACCTACGACGTGACCCTAATCGGCCCCGCGCTCTCGAAGTCCTCATCGACCTTCCCCAGACCGCCGATGTCGGAGAGACGTCACGCCCGGTCGGCGACGCCACGATGGTTCCACTCGTCGGCAATATTGCAGCGGGCATGCCCATTACCGCGGAGCAGCAGGTCGAGGAAGTGTTCCCCCTCCCCCGGCAGCTCGTCGGCAAGGGAGAGCTCTTCATGCTTCACGTCAAAGGCGAATCCATGATCGACGCTGCAATCTGCGACGGCGATTGGGTCGTCGTGCGTCAGCAGTCCACGGCCGAGAACGGTGACATCGTCGCCGCGATGCTTGACGAGGAAGCCACGGTCAAGGTTTTCCGCCAGCGGGACGGACACACCTGGCTGCTTCCCCGCAACACAGCTTTCGAGCCCATCCTCGGCGACCACTCTGAGATTCTCGGAAAGGTCGTCGCGGTGCTTCGCTCCGTGTGA
- the infC gene encoding translation initiation factor IF-3: MSDPRTNDRIRVPEVRLVGPSGEQVGVVKLDVALRLAQEADLDLVEVAPNSKPPVAKIMDYGKFKYEAAQKAKEARRNQANTVLKEVRFRLKIDAHDYETKRKRAEGFLKGGDKVKAMILFRGREQSRPEMGVRLLQKFAEDVSEFGAVESNPKIDGRNMVMVIGPLKNKSEAKAEANAHRAAKKAAKQEEKNA, translated from the coding sequence ATCAGCGATCCCCGTACCAATGACCGTATCCGGGTTCCGGAGGTTCGACTCGTCGGGCCGAGCGGTGAGCAGGTCGGCGTTGTCAAGCTCGACGTCGCGCTTCGTCTTGCCCAGGAGGCCGACCTCGACCTTGTTGAGGTAGCTCCCAATTCGAAGCCGCCGGTGGCCAAGATCATGGACTACGGCAAGTTCAAGTACGAGGCTGCGCAGAAGGCCAAAGAGGCTCGGCGCAACCAGGCGAACACGGTGCTGAAAGAAGTCCGTTTCCGCCTCAAGATCGATGCCCACGATTACGAAACCAAGCGCAAGCGCGCAGAGGGCTTTCTCAAGGGCGGTGACAAGGTCAAGGCGATGATCTTGTTCCGCGGCCGTGAGCAGTCCCGCCCCGAAATGGGCGTTCGCTTGCTCCAGAAGTTTGCTGAAGATGTATCGGAGTTCGGGGCCGTCGAGTCCAACCCGAAGATCGACGGCAGAAACATGGTCATGGTCATTGGCCCTCTGAAGAACAAATCAGAGGCCAAGGCTGAGGCCAACGCACATCGTGCCGCCAAGAAGGCGGCAAAGCAGGAGGAAAAGAATGCCTAA
- the hflX gene encoding GTPase HflX, with the protein MAEFDEHPDEDDTLDRILATGDARAYSVFGRAQALQDDASESTSDGDQFDREERRALRRVSGLSTELEDVTEVEYRQLRLENVVLIGVFPQGSLEDAENSLRELSALAETAGAVVLDGLLQRRPHPDPGTYLGRGKAEELRDVVRSLNADTVIADTELAPSQRRALEDVVKVKVIDRTAVILDIFSQHAKSREGKAQVELAQLEYLLPRLRGWGESMSRQAGGQVGGAGAGMGSRGPGETKIELDRRRIHSRMARLRKQIKSFAPSREAKRANRSRFAVPSVAIVGYTNAGKSSLLNRITRAGVLVENALFATLDSTTRRTRTDDGREYTLSDTVGFVRNLPHQLVEAFRSTLEEVTYADLIVHVVDASHPDPAAQIATVHDVVGDVGSRETPEIIVFNKSDLIDEDQRLLLRGLAPDAVFVSARTGEGIERVLEAIEDKLPHPPVDVTLLVPYDRGDVISMLHRRGEVATIDYREDGTFVKASVSEEIAAQVTEFAVEA; encoded by the coding sequence ATGGCTGAATTTGACGAACACCCCGACGAGGACGACACTCTCGACCGCATCCTCGCGACGGGTGACGCTCGCGCCTATTCCGTGTTCGGCCGGGCACAAGCGCTTCAAGATGACGCGAGCGAGTCGACGTCAGACGGTGACCAGTTCGACAGAGAGGAGCGTCGGGCACTTCGTCGCGTTTCCGGGCTCTCCACGGAGCTCGAGGACGTCACGGAAGTCGAATACCGACAGCTCCGCCTCGAGAACGTGGTTCTCATCGGTGTCTTCCCTCAGGGCTCACTCGAAGACGCGGAGAACTCGCTTCGTGAGCTGTCGGCACTCGCGGAGACCGCTGGCGCTGTCGTTCTCGACGGCCTTCTGCAGCGACGGCCGCACCCAGACCCTGGCACGTACCTCGGACGCGGTAAGGCGGAGGAGCTGCGTGACGTCGTCCGCTCGCTGAATGCCGACACGGTCATCGCTGATACGGAACTCGCTCCGAGCCAACGCCGAGCACTTGAGGACGTCGTCAAGGTCAAGGTGATCGACAGAACCGCCGTGATTCTCGACATCTTCAGCCAGCATGCTAAGAGCAGAGAGGGCAAAGCGCAGGTCGAACTTGCTCAACTCGAGTATCTGCTCCCGCGGTTGCGGGGCTGGGGCGAATCGATGAGCAGGCAGGCCGGAGGCCAAGTCGGAGGCGCTGGCGCGGGCATGGGGTCCCGTGGCCCTGGTGAGACGAAAATCGAGCTGGATAGACGGCGCATCCACAGTCGCATGGCGCGACTGCGCAAGCAGATCAAGAGCTTTGCGCCGTCACGTGAGGCGAAGCGGGCCAATCGGTCGCGATTCGCGGTGCCGTCGGTTGCAATCGTCGGCTATACGAACGCCGGCAAGTCGAGTCTCCTCAACCGGATCACGCGCGCGGGCGTGCTCGTCGAGAACGCCCTGTTCGCCACGCTTGATTCCACGACCCGGCGCACGCGCACCGACGATGGGCGCGAATACACGCTGTCCGACACCGTCGGGTTCGTGAGGAATCTCCCTCACCAGCTCGTTGAGGCATTCCGCTCGACGCTCGAGGAAGTCACCTATGCCGATCTGATCGTTCACGTCGTGGACGCATCACATCCTGATCCCGCTGCGCAAATCGCGACGGTTCATGACGTCGTCGGCGACGTCGGTTCGCGCGAGACCCCGGAGATCATCGTCTTCAACAAATCTGATTTGATCGACGAGGATCAACGGCTTCTGCTGCGAGGGCTCGCGCCCGACGCGGTCTTCGTGTCAGCACGAACTGGAGAAGGAATCGAGCGTGTACTCGAGGCGATCGAAGACAAACTGCCTCACCCGCCCGTCGATGTCACGCTGCTCGTCCCCTATGACCGGGGAGACGTGATCTCTATGCTGCACCGGCGTGGCGAGGTCGCGACGATCGACTATCGCGAAGATGGAACCTTCGTGAAAGCGTCGGTCTCTGAAGAGATCGCGGCACAAGTCACCGAGTTCGCGGTCGAGGCCTGA
- the rpmI gene encoding 50S ribosomal protein L35: MPKQKTHSGAKKRFKVTGSGKIMKQQAGMRHNLEVKSSHRKRRLNQDQVLSSHDTKMAKKLLGN; encoded by the coding sequence ATGCCTAAGCAGAAGACCCACTCGGGGGCCAAGAAGCGCTTCAAGGTCACCGGAAGCGGAAAGATCATGAAGCAGCAGGCGGGCATGCGCCACAACCTCGAAGTGAAGTCCAGCCATCGCAAGCGTCGTCTCAACCAGGACCAGGTCCTGTCATCGCACGACACCAAGATGGCGAAGAAGCTTCTCGGCAACTGA
- the hisB gene encoding imidazoleglycerol-phosphate dehydratase HisB translates to MNSSRVARIQRETSESSIDLRIDLDGSGTSDISTSVPFFDHLLTAFAKHSLTDLTVRATGDIDIDVHHTVEDIGIALGRAIREALGTKEGISRYGDALVPLDEALAQAVVDISGRPYLVHGGEPAGFELHLIGGHFTGSMIRHVFEAIAYNAAMTVHIDVKSGRDPHHIAEAEFKALARAFRQAKSLDPLVSGVPSTKGTL, encoded by the coding sequence ATGAATTCTTCACGGGTCGCCCGTATCCAGCGCGAAACCAGCGAGTCGTCGATCGATCTGCGGATTGACCTGGACGGCTCCGGCACGAGCGACATTTCCACGTCCGTGCCCTTCTTCGACCACCTGCTGACGGCGTTCGCCAAGCACTCGCTCACGGATCTTACCGTTCGTGCGACCGGTGACATCGACATCGACGTTCACCACACCGTGGAGGACATCGGGATTGCTCTCGGCAGGGCGATTCGCGAGGCTCTCGGAACGAAAGAGGGTATCTCCCGGTACGGCGATGCCCTCGTGCCCCTGGACGAAGCACTCGCGCAGGCCGTCGTCGACATCTCTGGACGACCGTATCTTGTTCACGGTGGCGAGCCGGCTGGGTTTGAACTTCACCTCATCGGCGGACACTTCACGGGGTCCATGATTCGCCACGTATTCGAGGCGATCGCCTACAACGCCGCGATGACCGTGCACATCGACGTGAAGTCAGGCCGTGATCCGCACCACATTGCCGAAGCAGAGTTCAAAGCGTTGGCTCGCGCCTTCCGGCAGGCGAAGTCGCTCGACCCGCTGGTGAGCGGAGTTCCGTCGACAAAGGGCACTCTGTGA
- a CDS encoding histidinol-phosphate transaminase yields MTSLDDLPLRDNLRGRTPYGAPQAPVPVALNVNENTHGIPEAVAHDIVASVAASIIGLNRYPDREFTDLRRDFADYLGHGLTAENIWAANGSNEVLQQILLAFGGPGRTLLGFTPTYSMYPLLSSGTSTSWVAREREPDFELSGEYLARVIAEETPDIVVLCAPNNPTGTPLELDAIRAAYEAAPGIVIVDEAYAEFSDPATPSALELLPGRPRLIVSRTMSKAFAFAGARVGYLAADPVIADALRLVRLPYHLSALTQAAARAALRHSDAMLAVVDDIRGQRERISAGLSALGFKPYRSGSNFVFFGGVDDTDKLFRQLFERGILIRDIGIPGHMRVTAGTEAETSAFLDAMSALRS; encoded by the coding sequence GTGACCAGTTTGGATGACCTCCCCCTCCGTGACAACCTCCGAGGGCGCACCCCTTACGGGGCGCCGCAGGCTCCCGTTCCCGTGGCGCTGAACGTCAACGAGAACACCCACGGGATCCCCGAGGCTGTCGCCCATGACATCGTCGCATCCGTCGCGGCATCGATCATCGGCCTGAATCGCTATCCTGACCGTGAGTTCACGGATCTGCGCCGCGATTTCGCGGACTACCTCGGTCACGGCCTCACCGCGGAGAACATCTGGGCTGCGAATGGGTCGAACGAGGTGCTCCAGCAGATTCTGCTGGCCTTCGGCGGTCCAGGCCGCACGCTTCTCGGGTTCACACCCACCTATTCCATGTACCCCCTGCTCTCGTCGGGGACAAGCACGAGCTGGGTTGCACGTGAACGTGAGCCGGACTTCGAGCTCTCCGGAGAGTATCTCGCTCGCGTCATCGCCGAGGAGACTCCCGACATCGTGGTGCTGTGTGCGCCGAATAACCCGACGGGAACACCGCTCGAACTCGACGCGATTCGTGCCGCCTACGAGGCGGCTCCGGGCATCGTGATCGTCGACGAGGCATACGCGGAGTTTTCGGATCCCGCCACTCCCAGCGCCCTCGAACTGCTCCCGGGGCGTCCTCGACTCATCGTCTCGCGCACAATGAGCAAAGCCTTCGCGTTCGCGGGAGCGCGCGTGGGCTACCTCGCGGCGGACCCGGTGATCGCCGACGCCCTGAGGCTCGTGAGGCTCCCCTATCACCTGTCGGCATTGACGCAGGCGGCCGCGCGGGCGGCGCTGCGGCACTCCGACGCTATGCTCGCCGTAGTCGACGACATCCGTGGGCAGCGAGAGCGCATCTCGGCGGGCCTCTCGGCGCTCGGATTCAAGCCGTATCGTTCCGGCAGCAATTTCGTCTTCTTCGGCGGCGTCGACGACACAGACAAGCTATTCCGGCAGCTGTTCGAACGCGGCATCCTCATCAGAGACATCGGCATCCCGGGTCACATGCGCGTTACTGCGGGCACCGAAGCTGAGACATCTGCGTTCCTCGATGCGATGTCCGCACTACGATCATGA
- the hisH gene encoding imidazole glycerol phosphate synthase subunit HisH: MSAPRVVVFDYGSGNVHSAVKAVEAAGADVALTSSKKDALEAHGLLVPGVGAFSAVVDQLRAAGADEVIDRRLAGGRPVLGICVGMQVMFESGVERGQVADGLGQWPGVVERLESPVLPHIGWNTVLAPPQSRLFAGVTHERFYFVHSYAARTWPLELSDTFAAPQVTWAEHGERFIAAIENGPLWATQFHPEKSGEPGVRLLSNWVESLSAH; encoded by the coding sequence GTGAGCGCTCCTCGCGTCGTCGTCTTCGACTACGGCTCCGGCAACGTTCATTCAGCGGTGAAAGCCGTTGAGGCTGCTGGCGCCGACGTCGCTCTGACAAGCAGCAAGAAAGATGCTCTCGAGGCACACGGGCTGCTCGTTCCCGGCGTGGGAGCCTTCAGCGCTGTCGTTGATCAGCTTCGGGCTGCAGGCGCAGACGAAGTGATCGACCGCCGGCTCGCAGGCGGACGCCCGGTGCTCGGCATCTGCGTCGGAATGCAGGTCATGTTCGAATCCGGAGTCGAACGAGGTCAGGTGGCCGACGGTCTCGGTCAATGGCCCGGAGTCGTCGAGCGCCTAGAATCGCCGGTCCTCCCGCACATCGGCTGGAACACAGTCCTCGCCCCGCCGCAGTCACGGCTGTTCGCTGGCGTTACCCATGAGCGGTTCTATTTCGTCCACTCGTATGCCGCACGAACGTGGCCTCTCGAGTTGTCGGACACCTTCGCGGCCCCCCAGGTGACGTGGGCGGAGCACGGCGAGCGGTTCATCGCCGCCATCGAGAACGGTCCATTATGGGCGACGCAATTCCATCCAGAGAAGTCGGGGGAGCCCGGCGTCCGCCTTCTCTCGAATTGGGTGGAAAGCCTCTCTGCTCACTAA
- a CDS encoding glutamate ABC transporter substrate-binding protein, with protein sequence MRKGMTLFAAAAAAALVLSGCAGEAPPAPGGGGDGEDTSSLYEVNENVELEGSPTFDAAKEAGEITIGVKEDQPGLGYRDAVSGERTGFDIEIAKWMAASLGFSEDQISFEAIPSANREQALVNGDIDMYVGTYSITDKRKEMIDFAGPYVITGQGLLVLKDNDEIKTEDDLAGKKVCSATGSTPIQNIRDNFPEADPVEFDVYSQCVDALKDGKVDVVTTDQLILLGYAAQEPDALKVVGEPFSTEKYGIGVPKGDDALRHYLNKTLTEGSDTWQGIYDATLGEAGVKLEQPKVDDY encoded by the coding sequence ATGCGTAAAGGAATGACGCTCTTCGCCGCAGCGGCGGCGGCAGCGCTTGTACTGTCGGGCTGCGCGGGCGAGGCGCCACCGGCCCCCGGAGGCGGCGGAGACGGCGAAGACACATCGTCGCTGTACGAGGTCAATGAGAACGTCGAGCTTGAGGGCAGCCCGACGTTCGACGCCGCAAAGGAAGCGGGCGAGATCACGATCGGCGTCAAGGAAGACCAGCCTGGCCTCGGCTACCGCGACGCGGTGAGCGGGGAGCGCACGGGATTCGACATCGAGATCGCCAAGTGGATGGCCGCGTCGCTCGGATTCTCGGAGGATCAGATCAGCTTCGAGGCGATTCCGAGCGCGAACCGCGAGCAGGCGCTCGTCAACGGTGATATCGACATGTACGTCGGAACGTACTCGATCACGGACAAGCGCAAGGAGATGATTGACTTCGCTGGGCCGTACGTCATCACGGGCCAGGGACTTCTCGTGTTGAAAGACAACGACGAGATCAAGACCGAAGATGATCTTGCGGGCAAGAAGGTCTGCTCCGCGACCGGATCAACCCCGATTCAGAACATTCGTGACAATTTCCCCGAAGCTGACCCCGTGGAGTTCGACGTCTACTCTCAGTGCGTTGACGCCCTCAAAGACGGCAAGGTCGACGTCGTGACGACGGACCAGCTGATCCTGCTCGGCTACGCCGCCCAGGAGCCTGATGCTCTCAAGGTCGTGGGCGAGCCGTTCAGCACGGAGAAGTACGGCATCGGCGTGCCCAAGGGTGACGACGCGTTGCGTCACTACCTGAACAAGACGCTCACCGAGGGCTCTGATACCTGGCAGGGCATCTACGACGCCACGCTCGGGGAAGCAGGAGTCAAGTTGGAGCAGCCCAAGGTCGACGACTACTAA
- the priA gene encoding bifunctional 1-(5-phosphoribosyl)-5-((5-phosphoribosylamino)methylideneamino)imidazole-4-carboxamide isomerase/phosphoribosylanthranilate isomerase PriA, which produces MREFNQAPALELLPAVDVAGGKAVRLTQGEAGSETSYGDPVDAAEAWVDDGAAWIHLVDLDAAFGRGNNASVIRRVIKNVRGVNVELSGGIRDDKSLEAALDSGAKRINLGTAALENPEWAANVIGQYGESIAVGLDVRGTTLAARGWTRDGGDLWQVLERLEEAGCARYVVTDVTKDGTLKGPNLDLLRQVMDHTERPVVASGGISNLDDIAALRELVPLGLEGAIVGKALYAGAFTLAEALDVASD; this is translated from the coding sequence ATGCGCGAGTTCAATCAAGCGCCGGCGCTCGAGTTGCTTCCGGCCGTCGACGTGGCAGGCGGCAAGGCGGTGCGGCTGACACAAGGCGAGGCGGGCAGCGAAACCAGTTACGGAGATCCGGTCGACGCTGCTGAAGCATGGGTCGATGATGGCGCAGCGTGGATCCACCTTGTCGACCTCGACGCCGCGTTCGGACGTGGTAACAACGCATCGGTGATCCGCCGAGTGATCAAGAACGTGCGCGGGGTCAACGTCGAGCTGTCCGGCGGCATCCGCGACGACAAGTCGCTTGAAGCGGCATTGGACAGCGGTGCGAAGCGCATCAATCTCGGCACGGCAGCACTGGAGAACCCCGAGTGGGCCGCAAACGTCATCGGCCAATACGGTGAATCTATTGCCGTCGGCCTTGATGTTCGCGGCACAACCCTCGCTGCGCGAGGCTGGACTCGCGACGGCGGTGACCTTTGGCAGGTCCTCGAACGCCTCGAAGAGGCGGGATGTGCCCGGTATGTCGTCACCGATGTGACGAAGGACGGAACGTTGAAGGGTCCGAATCTCGATCTGCTCAGGCAGGTGATGGACCACACGGAGCGCCCGGTCGTCGCTTCTGGAGGAATCTCGAATCTCGACGATATTGCGGCGCTACGCGAGCTCGTGCCGCTCGGCCTCGAGGGTGCAATCGTCGGCAAGGCTCTCTACGCGGGCGCGTTCACGCTTGCAGAGGCGCTGGATGTCGCATCCGACTGA
- the rplT gene encoding 50S ribosomal protein L20 — translation MARVKRAVNAHKKRRVILERAEGYRGQRSRLYRKAKEQVTHSFVYSYRDRRQRKGDFRRLWIQRINAASRANGLTYNRFIQGLGLAGVEVDRRMLAELAVNEPSAFTALVETAKKALPADTSAPKTEDAA, via the coding sequence ATGGCAAGAGTCAAGAGGGCCGTCAACGCCCACAAGAAGCGTCGGGTCATCCTGGAGCGCGCCGAGGGCTACCGCGGACAGCGTTCGCGCCTTTATCGCAAGGCCAAGGAGCAGGTCACACACTCGTTCGTGTACTCATACCGTGACCGGCGTCAGCGCAAGGGCGACTTCCGTCGCCTGTGGATCCAGCGCATCAACGCTGCGTCGCGCGCGAACGGTCTCACGTACAACCGATTCATCCAGGGCCTCGGGCTCGCCGGTGTCGAGGTGGACCGCCGTATGCTCGCGGAACTCGCCGTGAACGAGCCCTCTGCATTCACCGCGCTCGTCGAGACGGCGAAGAAGGCTCTTCCGGCCGACACGTCGGCTCCGAAGACGGAAGATGCCGCTTAG
- a CDS encoding SseB family protein → MSHPTDKADSAGQPWEGRSFRPNDRAADDGSAPPGLIAAIDSFHGGGDDGRGVVAEFATSRLLIPLVAHAGEHGVTDDWIVVDKTQELSIITVEGPDGRNVMPVFSSVAAMQAWNPQARPVPAEGVRVALAAAEERTDLVVLDATSRTEFVIRRPALWAIAQSQAWIPSFADPEVLAAFERSAVTDDRVVAVRLAPGDPTARLRAPETVVSLTLVPGLGREELSQIVTRLSELWAADEVIAHRVDSLKVAIAADSSG, encoded by the coding sequence ATGTCGCATCCGACTGATAAAGCCGACTCCGCGGGGCAGCCGTGGGAAGGCCGCAGTTTTCGTCCGAACGACCGGGCGGCTGATGACGGCAGCGCACCTCCCGGACTGATCGCAGCGATCGATTCCTTCCATGGTGGCGGCGACGATGGCCGAGGTGTTGTCGCAGAATTCGCGACATCTCGCCTGCTGATCCCGCTGGTAGCTCATGCCGGTGAACACGGCGTCACCGACGATTGGATCGTTGTCGACAAGACTCAGGAACTCTCGATCATTACGGTTGAGGGCCCCGACGGTCGCAATGTCATGCCCGTCTTCTCCTCGGTCGCCGCCATGCAGGCCTGGAACCCCCAGGCGCGTCCTGTGCCTGCCGAGGGCGTCCGTGTCGCGCTTGCCGCCGCCGAGGAGCGCACCGATCTCGTCGTGCTCGATGCGACATCTCGGACCGAGTTCGTCATTCGTCGACCGGCTTTGTGGGCCATAGCCCAGTCCCAGGCGTGGATTCCGAGCTTCGCTGATCCAGAGGTTCTGGCGGCATTCGAACGATCGGCGGTGACCGATGATCGCGTTGTAGCCGTCCGATTGGCGCCCGGGGACCCGACGGCGCGGCTGAGAGCGCCGGAGACCGTCGTGTCGCTGACGCTCGTGCCGGGGCTTGGCCGCGAAGAACTCTCTCAGATCGTCACGCGACTGAGCGAGCTATGGGCTGCCGACGAGGTCATCGCACACAGAGTTGACTCGCTCAAAGTCGCGATCGCCGCAGACAGTTCAGGCTAG
- a CDS encoding DUF1844 domain-containing protein — translation MNTTDNEGLPGGDFDEALNEVTRDIADVGAVEVITTTAVHLMSAAAVKCGLADDAETQTDLDEARKLINALAGLITAGAPEISDMHARSLRDGLRTLQLAFREASTIPDAPGAGPGEKWTGPVA, via the coding sequence GTGAATACGACCGACAACGAAGGCCTTCCCGGCGGCGATTTCGACGAAGCGTTGAATGAGGTGACTCGGGACATCGCCGATGTCGGGGCGGTCGAAGTGATTACAACGACAGCTGTTCATCTGATGAGCGCCGCTGCCGTCAAGTGCGGGCTCGCTGACGATGCGGAGACGCAAACCGACCTCGACGAGGCCCGCAAGCTCATCAACGCACTCGCGGGACTTATCACGGCGGGTGCTCCTGAGATCAGCGATATGCACGCTCGCAGCCTTCGCGATGGACTGCGCACGCTGCAACTCGCCTTCCGTGAAGCGTCGACGATTCCTGATGCTCCGGGCGCCGGCCCGGGCGAGAAGTGGACGGGACCGGTCGCCTAG
- a CDS encoding TrmH family RNA methyltransferase: MIENPRAGRIKAVAKLSRRQHRQETGLFLLEGPQAVSEALTWRPELLEELYVTPSAAQKHSELLDAAQSASLDFEYVTEEVLDAMTDTVTPQGIAAVCRQHPTALKDIVAQHPRLVAVLEEVRDPGNLGTILRAADAAGADAVILTGRTVDPFNPKVVRSTTGSLFHVPFALGGALDVALSRLRDAGLTIVAADIKGENLLERRQSGALERPTAWLFGNEARGLPDEALRLADAVVSVPIYGRAESMNLATAASVCLYESAFAHHGSDAARDS; encoded by the coding sequence GTGATCGAAAACCCCCGTGCCGGCCGGATCAAAGCGGTCGCGAAGCTTTCACGCCGACAGCATCGCCAGGAGACCGGGCTGTTTCTTCTCGAGGGTCCGCAAGCGGTCTCTGAGGCGTTGACGTGGCGTCCCGAGCTTCTCGAAGAGCTCTATGTGACGCCGTCTGCCGCCCAGAAGCACAGTGAGCTTTTGGACGCCGCCCAGTCGGCGTCGCTCGATTTCGAGTACGTCACTGAAGAGGTGCTCGACGCGATGACGGATACGGTGACACCACAGGGAATCGCCGCCGTGTGCCGCCAGCATCCGACTGCCCTGAAAGACATCGTGGCCCAGCATCCTCGCCTTGTGGCCGTGCTGGAGGAGGTGCGCGACCCAGGCAACCTGGGGACGATTCTGCGAGCGGCGGATGCTGCCGGGGCAGACGCCGTCATTTTGACGGGGCGCACCGTTGACCCCTTCAACCCGAAGGTTGTGCGGTCGACGACGGGTTCGCTCTTTCACGTCCCCTTCGCTCTCGGGGGCGCGCTCGATGTCGCTCTCTCTCGGCTTCGCGACGCTGGACTGACGATCGTCGCGGCCGACATCAAGGGCGAAAACCTGCTGGAGCGGCGGCAGAGTGGAGCGCTTGAGCGCCCCACAGCGTGGCTGTTCGGGAACGAAGCGCGCGGACTGCCCGACGAGGCTCTGCGGCTCGCCGACGCCGTTGTATCGGTGCCGATCTATGGCAGAGCCGAGTCGATGAACCTCGCCACCGCGGCATCCGTGTGTCTGTACGAATCCGCCTTCGCTCATCACGGCTCCGACGCCGCGCGTGACAGTTAA
- a CDS encoding amino acid ABC transporter ATP-binding protein has product MESQEHEGSAGHSGPAAFETTSNPIVAAAGEPLVVLDHVEKYYGDFHALKDINLTVNKGEVVVVIGPSGSGKSTLCRTINRLETINAGEIRIDGKKLPEEGKALAALRADVGMVFQSFNLFAHKTILENVTLGPTRVRGQKRAAAANAARALLERVGVGVQADKMPAQLSGGQQQRVAIARALAMKPKVMLFDEPTSALDPEMINEVLDVMVQLASEGMTMVVVTHEMGFARKAADRVVFMADGEIVEEAEPEEFFTNPKSDRAKDFLSKLLTH; this is encoded by the coding sequence ATGGAATCCCAGGAGCATGAGGGATCCGCCGGTCACAGCGGACCCGCAGCATTCGAGACGACGAGCAATCCCATTGTGGCCGCCGCGGGCGAGCCTCTCGTCGTCCTCGATCACGTCGAGAAGTACTACGGTGACTTTCACGCGCTGAAAGACATCAATCTGACGGTGAACAAGGGGGAAGTCGTGGTCGTGATCGGACCCAGCGGGTCCGGAAAATCGACGCTCTGCCGCACGATCAACAGGCTTGAGACGATCAATGCTGGCGAGATCCGCATCGATGGCAAGAAGCTTCCCGAGGAAGGTAAGGCTCTCGCCGCCCTCCGTGCGGATGTGGGAATGGTGTTCCAGTCCTTCAACCTCTTCGCACACAAGACAATCCTCGAGAACGTGACCCTCGGTCCGACCCGGGTGCGCGGCCAGAAGCGTGCTGCAGCGGCAAACGCGGCGCGGGCGCTGCTCGAGCGCGTGGGAGTCGGGGTTCAAGCCGACAAGATGCCCGCGCAGCTCTCTGGTGGGCAGCAGCAGCGGGTGGCGATTGCGCGTGCGCTTGCAATGAAGCCGAAGGTCATGCTGTTCGATGAACCGACGAGCGCTCTCGATCCAGAGATGATCAACGAAGTGCTCGACGTCATGGTTCAGCTCGCGAGCGAGGGAATGACCATGGTCGTGGTCACGCACGAGATGGGCTTCGCGCGCAAGGCAGCGGACCGCGTCGTGTTCATGGCAGACGGCGAGATCGTAGAAGAAGCCGAGCCTGAAGAGTTCTTCACGAACCCGAAATCGGATCGTGCAAAAGACTTCCTGTCGAAACTTCTCACGCACTGA